Proteins co-encoded in one Streptococcus pyogenes genomic window:
- a CDS encoding amino acid ABC transporter permease: MINIPLMKDSLGFVLSGLPYTLGISLLSFFTGLFLGLGLALLGRSRQPLIHYLVRAYISIMRGVPMIVVLFVLYFGLPYYGLELPALLCAYLGFSMVSAAYISEVFRSSIEAIDKGQWEAAKALGLPYALMVKKIILPQAFRIAVPPLGNVIIDMVKSSSLAAMITVPDIFQNAKIIGGREWDYMSMYILVAFIYWLIAFLLERYQEFLENKLALV, encoded by the coding sequence ATGATTAATATCCCATTAATGAAAGATAGTTTAGGATTTGTGTTATCGGGATTACCTTATACCCTTGGTATTTCGTTGCTCAGTTTTTTTACGGGTCTGTTTTTAGGTTTAGGCCTAGCCCTTCTGGGAAGGTCACGTCAGCCGTTGATTCATTATCTTGTTAGAGCGTACATCTCTATTATGCGAGGTGTGCCGATGATCGTGGTGCTCTTTGTTCTTTATTTCGGGTTGCCTTATTATGGTTTAGAATTGCCAGCTTTACTTTGCGCTTATCTTGGTTTTTCTATGGTTAGCGCTGCCTATATTTCTGAAGTTTTTCGCTCTTCTATAGAAGCTATTGACAAGGGACAATGGGAAGCAGCTAAGGCTTTAGGGTTGCCATATGCTCTTATGGTTAAGAAAATTATTCTTCCTCAAGCCTTTCGAATTGCAGTTCCTCCTTTAGGAAATGTCATTATTGATATGGTTAAAAGTTCGTCGCTAGCTGCCATGATTACCGTACCAGATATTTTTCAAAATGCCAAAATTATTGGCGGTAGAGAGTGGGATTACATGTCCATGTATATTTTAGTAGCCTTTATCTATTGGCTTATTGCTTTTTTGTTAGAACGTTACCAAGAATTCTTAGAAAATAAGCTAGCACTTGTTTAA
- a CDS encoding uracil-DNA glycosylase has translation MAHSIWHEKIKSFLPEHYYGRINHFLDEAYASGLVYPPRENVFKALQVTPLEETKVLILGQDPYHGPKQAQGLSFSVPEEISAPPSLINILKELADDIGPRDHHDLSTWASQGVLLLNACLTVPAGQANGHAGLIWEPFTDAVIKVLNEKDSPVVFILWGAYARKKKAFITNPKHHIIESPHPSPLSSYRGFFGSKPFSRTNAILEKEGMTGVDWLK, from the coding sequence ATGGCTCATTCAATTTGGCATGAGAAAATCAAATCATTTTTGCCGGAGCATTACTACGGTCGCATCAATCACTTTTTAGATGAAGCCTATGCTTCCGGTCTTGTCTATCCTCCACGAGAAAATGTCTTTAAAGCCTTACAAGTCACTCCTTTGGAAGAAACCAAAGTGTTGATTTTAGGACAAGACCCTTATCATGGCCCCAAACAGGCCCAGGGCTTATCATTTTCAGTTCCAGAAGAGATTTCTGCTCCGCCATCCCTTATTAATATTTTAAAAGAATTAGCAGATGACATTGGTCCTCGTGACCATCATGATTTAAGCACTTGGGCTAGTCAAGGGGTTCTGCTTTTGAATGCTTGCTTAACAGTGCCAGCAGGCCAGGCTAATGGGCATGCAGGCTTAATATGGGAGCCATTTACAGATGCTGTTATTAAAGTGCTGAATGAGAAAGACAGCCCTGTAGTTTTCATTTTGTGGGGAGCTTATGCAAGGAAGAAAAAAGCCTTCATTACTAATCCAAAGCACCACATCATCGAGAGCCCTCATCCAAGCCCTTTGTCATCTTATCGTGGCTTTTTTGGCAGCAAACCCTTTTCAAGAACCAATGCTATTTTAGAAAAAGAGGGCATGACTGGCGTAGATTGGCTAAAATAA
- a CDS encoding dihydroorotase, producing MILIKNGRVMDPKSQRDQVADVLIDGKQIVKIASAIECQEAQVIDASGLIVAPGLVDIHVHFREPGQTHKEDIHTGALAAAAGGVTTVVMMANTNPVISDVETLQEVLASAAKEKIHIYTNASVTQAFNGKDVTDFKALLEAGAVSFSDDGIPLESSKVLKEAFDLANANQTFISLHEEDPQLNGVLGFNEGIAEEHFHFCGATGVAEYSMIARDVMIAYDRQAHVHIQHLSKAESVQVVAFAQQLGAKVTAEVSPQHFSTTEDLLLIAGTSAKMNPPLRTQRDRLAVIEGLKSGVITVIATDHAPHHKDEKAVDDMTKAPSGMTGLETSLSLGLTHLVEPGHLTLMSLLEKMTLNPALLYGFDAGYLAENGPADLVIFADKQERLITENFASKASNSPFIGNKLKGVVKYTIADGEVVYPN from the coding sequence ATGATACTCATCAAAAATGGACGCGTTATGGACCCGAAATCGCAGAGAGATCAAGTGGCAGATGTCTTGATTGATGGTAAACAGATTGTAAAGATAGCTTCAGCTATTGAATGCCAAGAAGCTCAAGTGATTGATGCTAGTGGTCTTATTGTTGCCCCGGGTTTGGTCGATATTCATGTGCATTTTAGAGAACCCGGTCAAACGCACAAAGAAGATATTCACACGGGAGCCTTGGCAGCAGCAGCAGGTGGTGTGACTACGGTTGTCATGATGGCTAATACCAATCCTGTCATTTCAGATGTCGAAACTTTACAGGAAGTGCTAGCTAGCGCAGCTAAAGAAAAGATTCATATTTACACCAATGCCAGTGTCACCCAAGCCTTTAATGGAAAAGACGTGACTGATTTTAAAGCTTTGTTGGAAGCAGGAGCAGTAAGCTTTTCAGATGATGGTATTCCCTTAGAAAGTTCTAAAGTTTTAAAAGAAGCCTTTGATTTGGCTAATGCCAACCAAACTTTCATTTCTTTGCATGAGGAAGATCCTCAGTTAAATGGGGTTCTTGGTTTTAATGAAGGTATTGCTGAGGAGCATTTTCATTTTTGTGGGGCAACTGGTGTAGCAGAATATAGTATGATTGCAAGAGATGTCATGATTGCTTATGACAGGCAAGCTCATGTTCATATCCAACATTTATCTAAAGCAGAATCGGTTCAAGTAGTGGCTTTTGCTCAGCAGTTGGGTGCTAAGGTAACTGCTGAAGTGTCCCCACAACATTTTTCAACAACTGAAGATCTCTTATTGATCGCAGGTACCAGCGCCAAGATGAATCCTCCCCTTCGTACACAAAGAGATCGCTTAGCTGTCATAGAAGGCTTGAAATCGGGTGTTATCACAGTCATTGCCACTGATCATGCTCCTCATCACAAGGATGAAAAAGCTGTGGATGATATGACTAAAGCCCCATCTGGTATGACAGGACTTGAAACTTCTTTGTCATTAGGTTTGACGCATTTGGTTGAACCAGGTCATCTTACACTTATGTCACTATTAGAAAAAATGACGCTTAATCCAGCTTTGCTTTATGGTTTTGATGCGGGTTATTTGGCAGAAAATGGTCCAGCAGATTTGGTTATTTTTGCAGACAAGCAAGAACGTCTGATCACTGAGAATTTTGCTTCTAAAGCTAGTAATTCCCCATTTATTGGTAACAAACTCAAAGGTGTCGTGAAATACACTATTGCAGACGGAGAGGTTGTTTACCCTAATTAA
- the plsY gene encoding glycerol-3-phosphate 1-O-acyltransferase PlsY: MKLLLFITIAYLLGSIPTGLWIGQYFYHINLREHGSGNTGTTNTFRILGVKAGTATLAIDMFKGTLSILLPIIFGMTSISSIAIGFFAVLGHTFPIFANFKGGKAVATSAGVLLGFAPLYLFFLASIFVLVLYLFSMISLASVVSAIVGVLSVLTFPAIHFLLPNYDYFLTFIVILLAFIIIIRHKDNISRIKHHTENLIPWGLNLSKQVPKK; this comes from the coding sequence ATGAAATTACTACTTTTTATTACCATTGCCTATTTACTTGGTTCTATTCCAACTGGACTATGGATTGGACAGTACTTTTACCACATCAACTTACGAGAGCATGGATCAGGAAATACTGGAACCACAAATACTTTTCGGATTTTAGGTGTCAAGGCAGGAACAGCTACCTTAGCTATTGATATGTTTAAAGGGACACTTTCAATATTGTTACCAATTATTTTTGGTATGACTTCAATTTCATCCATTGCTATCGGCTTTTTCGCAGTTTTAGGGCATACTTTTCCTATTTTTGCCAACTTTAAAGGTGGTAAGGCCGTAGCAACAAGTGCTGGTGTATTGCTAGGCTTTGCTCCGTTATATCTCTTTTTTTTAGCATCTATCTTTGTTTTAGTTCTCTATTTATTTAGTATGATATCTTTAGCTAGTGTGGTTTCAGCTATCGTTGGTGTGTTATCTGTTTTAACATTTCCTGCCATTCATTTTCTTTTACCAAATTATGACTACTTTTTAACTTTTATTGTGATATTACTTGCGTTCATTATTATTATAAGACACAAAGATAACATTAGTCGTATCAAACATCATACTGAAAATCTAATACCTTGGGGGCTAAATTTAAGCAAACAAGTGCCTAAAAAATAA
- the parE gene encoding DNA topoisomerase IV subunit B, translating to MTKKEITINNYNDDAIQVLEGLDAVRKRPGMYIGSTDATGLHHLIWEIVDNAVDEALSGFGDDIKVVINKDGSVSVADSGRGMPTGQHAMGIPTVQVIFTILHAGGKFGQGGYKTSGGLHGVGSSVVNALSAWLEVEITRDGSVYRQRFENGGKPVTTLKKVGTAPKSKSGTVVTFMPDDKIFSTIDFKFNTISERLKESAFLLKNVKMSLTDLRGDDPIIEEFHYENGVQDFVEYLNEDKETLTPVIYMEGQDQDFQVEVALQYNDGFSDNILSFVNNVRTKDGGSHETGLKSAITKAMNDYARKTNLLKEKDKNLEGSDYREGLSAVLSILVPEQHLQFEGQTKDKLGSPLARPIVESIVSEKLTFFLLENGEVASHLVRKAIKARDAREAARKARDDSRNGKKNKKDKGLLSGKLTPAQSKNAKKNELYLVEGDSAGGSAKQGRDRKFQAILPLRGKVLNTEKAKMADILKNEEINTMVYTIGAGVGADFNLEDINYDKIIIMTDADTDGAHIQTLLLTFFYRYMRPLVEAGHVYIALPPLYKMSKGKGKTEKIAYAWTDGELEDLRREFGKGAILQRYKGLGEMNANQLWETTMDPETRTLIRVTIDDLARAERRVSVLMGDKAAPRRQWIEDNVKFTLEENTVF from the coding sequence TTGACTAAGAAAGAAATTACAATTAATAATTATAATGACGATGCTATCCAAGTCCTAGAAGGGTTAGATGCTGTTCGCAAGCGTCCAGGGATGTATATCGGTTCAACAGATGCTACGGGATTGCACCACCTGATTTGGGAAATTGTTGATAATGCTGTCGATGAGGCCTTGTCTGGTTTTGGAGATGATATTAAGGTTGTTATCAATAAAGATGGCTCGGTCAGTGTGGCAGATAGCGGACGTGGAATGCCAACAGGCCAGCATGCCATGGGGATTCCCACCGTTCAAGTTATTTTTACGATTCTTCATGCAGGTGGTAAATTTGGTCAGGGTGGCTACAAAACGTCAGGTGGTTTGCACGGTGTTGGCTCCTCTGTTGTCAATGCTTTGTCTGCCTGGTTAGAAGTCGAAATCACAAGAGACGGGTCAGTGTATCGTCAGCGCTTTGAAAATGGTGGGAAACCTGTTACAACCCTTAAAAAAGTTGGCACAGCTCCTAAGTCTAAATCAGGAACGGTTGTAACCTTTATGCCTGATGATAAGATTTTTTCAACTATTGACTTTAAGTTCAATACCATTTCAGAACGATTGAAAGAATCTGCTTTTCTTTTGAAAAATGTCAAGATGAGCTTGACAGATCTTCGTGGAGATGACCCGATTATTGAAGAGTTTCATTATGAAAATGGGGTTCAAGATTTCGTCGAATACCTCAATGAAGATAAGGAAACCTTGACACCTGTTATTTACATGGAAGGTCAAGACCAAGACTTTCAAGTCGAGGTTGCTTTGCAGTATAACGATGGTTTCTCCGACAATATCTTATCCTTTGTAAACAATGTGCGCACCAAAGATGGTGGAAGCCATGAAACGGGACTAAAGTCAGCTATTACCAAAGCGATGAATGACTATGCTCGTAAAACCAATCTCTTAAAAGAAAAGGATAAAAATCTAGAGGGCTCAGATTATCGAGAAGGACTCTCAGCAGTATTATCTATCTTAGTTCCTGAGCAGCACTTGCAATTTGAAGGACAGACCAAAGACAAATTGGGAAGTCCCTTAGCTAGACCTATTGTAGAGAGCATTGTTTCTGAAAAATTAACCTTCTTTTTACTCGAAAATGGAGAAGTAGCTTCTCATCTAGTTCGCAAAGCCATTAAAGCTAGAGATGCTCGCGAAGCTGCTCGAAAAGCGCGTGATGACTCACGTAATGGTAAGAAAAACAAAAAAGACAAAGGCTTGTTGTCGGGAAAACTAACCCCAGCTCAGTCCAAAAATGCCAAGAAAAATGAATTGTATCTGGTCGAAGGAGATTCTGCGGGAGGTTCAGCCAAACAAGGACGAGACCGCAAATTTCAGGCTATTTTACCATTACGTGGCAAAGTTTTAAATACCGAAAAAGCTAAGATGGCTGACATCTTGAAAAATGAAGAAATTAACACTATGGTTTATACCATTGGAGCTGGAGTGGGAGCTGACTTTAACCTCGAGGATATCAACTATGATAAGATTATTATCATGACCGATGCTGATACCGATGGGGCTCATATTCAGACTCTTTTGCTGACTTTCTTTTACCGTTATATGCGACCGTTGGTGGAAGCAGGTCACGTTTATATTGCGCTTCCCCCGCTTTACAAAATGTCAAAAGGTAAAGGCAAAACTGAAAAAATTGCTTATGCTTGGACTGATGGTGAATTGGAAGATCTGCGCAGAGAATTTGGCAAGGGGGCTATTCTTCAACGCTATAAAGGACTGGGTGAAATGAATGCTAACCAATTATGGGAAACCACTATGGACCCTGAAACCAGAACCCTTATTCGTGTTACTATTGACGACTTGGCAAGAGCAGAGCGACGTGTTTCTGTGTTGATGGGTGACAAAGCAGCCCCACGCCGTCAGTGGATCGAGGATAACGTCAAGTTTACCTTAGAAGAAAATACGGTGTTTTAG
- the parC gene encoding DNA topoisomerase IV subunit A translates to MSNIQNMSLEDIMGERFGRYSKYIIQERALPDIRDGLKPVQRRILYSMNKDGNTFEKGYRKSAKSVGNIMGNFHPHGDSSIYDAMVRMSQDWKNREILVEMHGNNGSMDGDPPAAMRYTEARLSEIAGYLLQDIEKNTVSFAWNFDDTEKEPTVLPAAFPNLLVNGSSGISAGYATDIPPHNLSEVIDAVVYMIDHPKASLEKLMEFLPGPDFPTGGIIQGADEIKKAYETGKGRVVVRSRTEIEELKGGKQQIIVTEIPYEVNKAVLVKKIDDVRVNNKVPGIVEVRDESDRTGLRIAIELKKEADSQTILNYLLKYTDLQVNYNFNMVAIDHFTPRQVGLQKILSSYISHRKDIIIERSKFDKAKAEKRLHIVEGLIRVLSILDEIIALIRSSDNKADAKENLKVSYDFSEEQAEAIVTLQLYRLTNTDIVTLQNEENDLRDLITTLSAIIGDKATMYNVMKRELREVKKKFANPRLSELQAESQIIEIDTASLIAEEETFVSVTRGGYLKRTSPRSFNASSLEEVGKRDDDELIFVKQAKTTEHLLLFTTLGNVIYRPIHELTDLRWKDIGEHLSQTISNFATEEEILYADIVTSFDQGLYVAVTQNGFIKRFDRKELSPWRTYKSKSTKYVKLKDDKDRVVTLSPVIMEDLLLVTKNGYALRFSSQEVPIQGLKSAGVKGINLKNDDSLASAFAVTSNSFFVLTQRGSLKRMAVDDIPQTSRANRGLLVLRELKTKPHRVFLAGGVQSDTSAEQFDLFTDIPEEETNQQMLEVISKTGQTYEIALETLSLSERTSNGSFISDTISDQEVLVARTR, encoded by the coding sequence ATGTCAAACATTCAAAACATGTCCCTTGAGGATATTATGGGAGAACGCTTCGGCCGTTATTCCAAGTATATTATTCAGGAACGGGCACTTCCTGATATTCGAGATGGATTGAAACCCGTTCAGCGTCGGATTCTTTATTCGATGAATAAGGATGGCAATACTTTTGAAAAAGGTTACCGTAAATCAGCCAAATCAGTTGGTAATATTATGGGGAATTTCCACCCACATGGGGATTCCTCTATTTATGATGCCATGGTACGGATGAGTCAAGATTGGAAGAACCGTGAAATCCTTGTTGAAATGCACGGAAATAATGGTTCAATGGATGGTGATCCGCCTGCGGCTATGCGTTATACAGAAGCTCGCTTGTCTGAAATTGCGGGTTATCTTCTTCAAGACATTGAGAAAAATACGGTCTCTTTTGCTTGGAACTTTGATGACACAGAAAAAGAACCCACCGTTTTACCAGCAGCTTTTCCTAACTTACTTGTCAATGGGTCTTCTGGTATTTCCGCAGGCTATGCGACAGATATTCCACCGCACAATTTGTCAGAAGTGATTGATGCTGTTGTGTATATGATTGATCATCCCAAAGCTAGTTTAGAGAAATTAATGGAGTTTTTACCAGGACCAGATTTCCCGACAGGAGGCATTATCCAAGGAGCTGACGAAATCAAAAAAGCCTACGAAACAGGTAAGGGACGTGTCGTTGTTCGCTCTAGGACAGAAATCGAGGAACTTAAAGGTGGTAAACAACAAATTATTGTCACTGAGATTCCTTATGAAGTTAACAAAGCAGTCTTGGTCAAAAAGATTGACGATGTGCGTGTTAACAATAAAGTCCCAGGCATCGTAGAAGTACGCGATGAATCTGATCGCACAGGTCTTCGCATAGCTATTGAGTTGAAAAAAGAGGCTGATAGCCAAACCATTCTAAATTATTTGTTGAAATACACAGACCTTCAAGTTAATTATAATTTTAACATGGTTGCTATTGACCACTTCACACCACGTCAAGTAGGACTTCAAAAAATACTATCAAGCTATATCAGTCACCGTAAAGATATTATTATTGAGCGGTCTAAATTCGATAAAGCCAAAGCTGAAAAACGCCTCCACATTGTTGAAGGATTGATTCGTGTCTTGTCCATCTTAGATGAGATTATTGCTTTGATTAGATCGTCTGACAATAAGGCTGATGCTAAAGAAAATCTGAAAGTCAGCTATGATTTCTCTGAGGAACAAGCAGAAGCGATTGTAACCTTGCAGCTTTATCGTTTAACTAATACCGATATTGTTACTCTCCAAAATGAAGAAAATGATTTAAGAGACTTAATCACGACCCTTTCCGCTATTATCGGTGACAAAGCAACCATGTATAACGTCATGAAACGTGAATTAAGAGAGGTGAAAAAGAAATTCGCCAATCCTCGTTTATCAGAGTTACAAGCAGAAAGTCAAATCATTGAGATTGACACTGCCAGCTTGATTGCAGAGGAAGAAACTTTTGTTAGTGTGACACGGGGCGGATACCTCAAAAGAACCAGCCCACGATCCTTCAATGCGTCTAGTTTGGAAGAAGTTGGCAAGAGAGATGATGACGAACTCATCTTCGTTAAACAGGCCAAAACAACAGAACACCTTTTGTTATTTACAACTTTAGGCAATGTCATTTACCGGCCAATCCATGAATTGACCGATTTACGTTGGAAGGATATCGGTGAACATTTATCACAAACCATTTCAAACTTCGCGACAGAAGAAGAGATTCTCTACGCTGATATTGTGACTTCCTTTGACCAGGGCTTGTATGTGGCTGTCACACAAAATGGTTTTATCAAACGCTTTGATCGTAAAGAACTAAGTCCTTGGCGAACTTATAAATCTAAATCAACCAAATATGTGAAGCTAAAGGATGACAAAGACCGCGTGGTTACCTTGTCACCAGTTATTATGGAAGACCTCCTATTAGTGACTAAAAATGGTTATGCTTTGCGATTCTCCAGTCAGGAAGTGCCTATTCAAGGGTTGAAATCTGCTGGTGTTAAAGGCATTAACTTGAAAAACGATGACAGCCTTGCCTCAGCCTTTGCTGTGACAAGTAACTCTTTCTTTGTCTTAACTCAGAGGGGTTCTCTCAAACGGATGGCTGTCGATGATATTCCTCAGACAAGTCGTGCCAATCGTGGACTATTGGTCCTACGAGAGTTAAAAACCAAACCTCATAGAGTTTTTCTGGCCGGAGGCGTTCAATCAGATACTTCAGCTGAGCAGTTTGATTTGTTCACTGATATACCTGAAGAAGAAACTAATCAACAAATGCTTGAAGTCATTAGTAAGACTGGTCAAACCTACGAGATTGCTTTAGAAACGCTTTCGTTATCGGAAAGAACCAGCAACGGCTCCTTTATTTCAGACACTATTTCGGATCAAGAAGTACTGGTAGCTAGAACACGTTAA
- a CDS encoding branched-chain amino acid aminotransferase, with the protein MKKSYNRKKQKRGTMMTIAIDWDNLGFEYHKLPFRYISYYKNGQWDKGQLTEDATLHISESAPALHYGQQAFEGLKAYRTKDGSIQLFRPDRNAVRLQATADRLLMPQVSTEQFIDAAKQVVKANEDFVPPYGTGATLYLRPLLIGVGDIIGVKPAEEYIFTIFAMPVGNYFKGGLAPTNFIVSEAFDRAAPYGTGAAKVGGNYAGSLLPGKAAKSAGFSDVIYLDPATHTKIEEVGAANFFGITANNEFVTPLSPSILPSITKYSLLQLAEERLGMTVIEGDVPINELDKFVEAGACGTAAVISPIGGIQYKDNLHVFYSETEVGPVTRRLYDELVGIQFGDIEAPEGWIVKVD; encoded by the coding sequence TTGAAAAAAAGTTACAATAGAAAAAAGCAGAAAAGAGGTACGATGATGACAATAGCAATTGATTGGGACAACCTAGGATTTGAATATCATAAGTTGCCATTTCGTTACATTTCTTATTACAAAAATGGTCAATGGGATAAAGGTCAATTAACAGAAGATGCCACCTTACATATCTCAGAAAGCGCTCCAGCGCTTCATTATGGACAACAAGCTTTTGAAGGCTTAAAGGCTTATCGCACCAAAGATGGCTCTATTCAACTATTTAGACCAGACCGTAATGCAGTGCGTTTACAAGCCACAGCAGACCGCTTGTTGATGCCACAAGTATCAACAGAGCAATTTATTGATGCAGCTAAGCAAGTGGTTAAAGCCAATGAAGACTTTGTACCACCTTACGGAACAGGTGCAACGCTTTACCTGAGACCGTTATTAATTGGAGTTGGAGATATTATTGGGGTTAAACCAGCCGAAGAATATATTTTCACCATTTTTGCCATGCCAGTAGGAAACTATTTCAAAGGTGGACTTGCTCCAACTAATTTTATTGTTTCTGAAGCGTTTGACCGCGCCGCTCCTTACGGAACAGGTGCTGCTAAGGTGGGAGGAAACTATGCAGGAAGTTTGCTACCAGGTAAGGCCGCTAAATCAGCAGGCTTTTCTGATGTGATTTACTTAGATCCAGCAACCCATACTAAAATTGAAGAAGTCGGAGCTGCAAACTTTTTTGGCATTACTGCAAATAATGAATTTGTTACGCCACTTAGTCCATCCATCTTGCCATCTATTACGAAGTATTCACTCTTACAACTAGCTGAAGAAAGACTTGGTATGACAGTAATTGAGGGTGATGTTCCAATTAATGAATTGGATAAATTTGTGGAAGCAGGAGCTTGTGGAACAGCAGCTGTTATCTCTCCAATTGGCGGTATCCAGTACAAGGATAACTTACATGTCTTTTACAGTGAAACAGAAGTTGGTCCTGTGACACGCCGTTTATACGATGAGTTGGTCGGCATTCAATTTGGGGATATTGAAGCACCAGAAGGTTGGATTGTAAAAGTAGATTAA
- a CDS encoding DUF2969 domain-containing protein yields the protein MSKKDKKIEIQLIDHKVMVNETKIDGYQLQIGKRVVGEIAELDEKFAVLKNDGVDYFFKTLEQAVENIIENYNLNH from the coding sequence ATGAGTAAAAAAGATAAAAAAATTGAAATCCAACTGATTGATCACAAAGTTATGGTTAATGAGACTAAGATTGATGGCTATCAATTACAAATTGGTAAACGTGTGGTTGGAGAAATTGCAGAACTTGATGAGAAATTTGCTGTCTTAAAAAATGATGGAGTAGATTACTTCTTCAAAACGCTCGAACAAGCGGTTGAAAATATCATTGAAAACTACAATTTGAACCATTAA
- the rpsA gene encoding 30S ribosomal protein S1 → MNEFEDLLNSVSEVNPGDVVTAEVLTVDNGQANVVIEGTGVEGVLTLRELTNDRDADINDFVKAGDTVEVLVLRQVVGKDTDTVTFLVSKKRLEARKAWDKLVGREGEVVTVKGTRAVKGGLSVEFEGLRGFIPASMIDTRFVRNTEKFVGQEFDAKIKEVDAAENRFILSRREVIEEAAKEARAEVFSKISEGAVVTGTVARLTSFGAFIDLGGVDGLVHVTELSHERNVSPKSVVSVGEEVEVKVLSIDEEAGRVSLSLKATTPGPWDGVEQKLAQGDVVEGKVKRLTDFGAFVEVLPGIDGLVHISQISHKRVENPKDVLSVGQEVTVKVLEVNAADERVSLSIKALEERPAQAEGDNKEEKRQSRPRRPKRESRRDYELPETQTGFSMADLFGDIEL, encoded by the coding sequence ATGAATGAATTTGAAGATTTGCTAAACAGTGTTAGCGAAGTGAACCCTGGTGATGTTGTCACTGCGGAAGTTTTAACTGTTGATAACGGTCAAGCAAACGTTGTTATCGAAGGAACAGGTGTTGAAGGTGTCTTGACACTTCGTGAATTGACTAACGACCGCGATGCTGATATTAACGACTTTGTTAAAGCTGGCGACACAGTTGAAGTACTTGTTCTTCGTCAAGTAGTAGGTAAAGATACTGATACAGTTACTTTCCTAGTATCTAAAAAACGTTTGGAAGCTCGTAAAGCCTGGGACAAACTTGTTGGTCGTGAAGGCGAAGTTGTTACTGTTAAAGGTACCCGTGCTGTTAAAGGTGGCCTTTCAGTTGAATTTGAAGGACTTCGTGGATTTATCCCTGCTTCAATGATTGACACTCGTTTTGTTCGCAACACTGAAAAATTTGTTGGACAAGAGTTTGATGCTAAAATCAAAGAAGTTGATGCAGCAGAAAACCGTTTCATCCTATCACGTCGTGAAGTTATCGAAGAGGCCGCTAAAGAAGCTCGTGCTGAAGTGTTCTCTAAGATTTCAGAAGGTGCAGTCGTTACAGGTACTGTAGCGCGTTTAACAAGTTTTGGTGCTTTCATTGACCTTGGTGGTGTTGACGGACTTGTTCACGTGACTGAATTGTCTCACGAACGTAACGTGTCACCTAAATCAGTTGTTTCAGTTGGTGAAGAAGTTGAAGTTAAAGTTCTTTCAATTGACGAAGAAGCTGGTCGTGTGTCACTTTCACTTAAAGCAACAACACCTGGACCATGGGACGGCGTTGAACAAAAACTTGCTCAAGGTGATGTTGTTGAAGGTAAAGTAAAACGCTTGACTGACTTCGGTGCTTTTGTTGAAGTATTACCAGGTATTGATGGACTTGTTCATATTTCACAAATTTCACACAAACGTGTTGAAAATCCAAAAGATGTACTTTCTGTAGGACAAGAAGTAACAGTTAAAGTTCTTGAAGTGAATGCAGCTGATGAGCGCGTATCATTATCAATCAAAGCTCTTGAAGAACGCCCAGCGCAAGCTGAAGGAGACAACAAAGAAGAAAAACGTCAATCACGCCCACGTCGTCCAAAACGTGAATCAAGACGTGACTACGAACTCCCAGAAACACAAACTGGATTCTCAATGGCTGATCTTTTCGGTGATATTGAATTGTAA